In Paenibacillus sp. FSL R7-0345, a single window of DNA contains:
- the hemW gene encoding radical SAM family heme chaperone HemW, with protein MPAHNNGRPPEAVYIHIPFCTNKCFYCDFNSYVLKDQPVMDYLHALDREMELTVQQTPPGVIKTIFVGGGTPTVLKPDEMAYFLASVRRHFPQWDDNIEFSMEANPGTTDIEKLTVMKEGGVNRVSFGVQAFQNELLSGIGRIHNVDDVYRSLENARSVGLNNLSVDLMFGLPNQTVDMLRESVRKALELNLPHYSIYSLKVEENTLFHTLFNKNKLPLPNEEDELEMYLLLMSEMEKAGYIQYEISNFAKPGMESRHNITYWHNEDYYGLGAGAHGYVKRQRHINIKGVNPYNEASRSGLPRLDSFEISEQEAMEDFMMVGLRMRTGVSDSAFQAQFGKPLEDIFGTPLHKLLHAGLLEQEGGTYRLSKQGILFGNDVFGEFVGLLTEV; from the coding sequence ATGCCAGCTCATAACAATGGCCGTCCCCCTGAGGCCGTATATATTCATATTCCGTTTTGCACGAATAAATGTTTTTACTGTGATTTCAACTCCTACGTGCTGAAGGATCAGCCCGTAATGGATTATCTGCATGCGCTTGACCGGGAGATGGAGCTGACCGTGCAGCAGACTCCGCCGGGCGTGATCAAGACGATCTTTGTCGGCGGCGGAACGCCGACTGTACTCAAGCCGGATGAGATGGCTTATTTCCTGGCCTCGGTCCGCAGACATTTTCCGCAATGGGATGATAATATCGAATTCTCGATGGAGGCCAACCCCGGCACAACGGATATCGAGAAGCTTACTGTAATGAAGGAAGGCGGGGTCAACCGGGTCAGCTTTGGGGTGCAGGCATTCCAGAACGAGCTGCTGAGCGGGATCGGCCGGATTCATAATGTCGATGACGTCTACCGCAGTCTGGAGAATGCGCGCAGCGTAGGGCTGAACAACCTGTCGGTCGACCTGATGTTCGGCCTGCCGAACCAGACCGTGGATATGCTGCGGGAGAGTGTCCGCAAAGCGCTGGAGCTGAACCTGCCGCATTATTCGATCTACAGCCTGAAGGTGGAGGAGAATACGCTTTTCCACACACTGTTCAATAAGAACAAGCTTCCGCTGCCAAATGAAGAAGACGAGCTGGAAATGTATCTGCTGCTCATGTCTGAAATGGAGAAGGCGGGTTATATCCAGTATGAGATCAGTAACTTTGCCAAACCGGGCATGGAGAGCCGTCATAATATAACGTACTGGCACAATGAGGATTATTACGGTCTTGGTGCAGGGGCGCACGGATACGTCAAGCGTCAGCGGCATATCAATATAAAAGGGGTTAATCCCTATAATGAAGCTTCGCGCAGCGGGCTTCCGCGTCTGGATTCCTTTGAAATTTCGGAGCAGGAAGCGATGGAAGACTTTATGATGGTCGGTCTGCGCATGCGCACCGGCGTTTCGGACAGTGCATTTCAGGCCCAGTTCGGCAAACCGCTCGAGGATATATTTGGTACACCGCTGCATAAACTGCTGCATGCCGGGCTGCTGGAGCAGGAGGGTGGCACCTACCGGCTGAGCAAGCAGGGAATCCTGTTCGGCAATGATGTTTTCGGGGAATTTGTCGGACTTTTAACAGAGGTTTAA
- the rpsT gene encoding 30S ribosomal protein S20 translates to MPNIKSAVKRVKTIEKRRALNASQKSALRTAVKTADVALVGTEVETAQAAFQAASKKLDKAVTKGLVHKNAAARKKSRLAKKLNALKAQA, encoded by the coding sequence ATGCCAAATATCAAATCCGCGGTTAAACGCGTCAAGACGATCGAGAAACGTCGTGCTCTGAACGCTTCCCAGAAATCCGCGCTTCGTACAGCTGTGAAAACTGCTGATGTAGCACTGGTTGGAACGGAAGTTGAAACTGCTCAAGCTGCTTTCCAAGCTGCTTCCAAAAAGCTGGACAAGGCCGTAACTAAAGGTCTGGTTCATAAAAATGCGGCTGCCCGCAAAAAATCCCGCTTGGCGAAGAAATTGAACGCTCTTAAGGCTCAAGCCTAA
- the gpr gene encoding GPR endopeptidase, whose product MELDLQLYSVRTDLAVEAKELAQGPQKTPIPGVNEEVEEADGIKVTRLGVATAAGSQAIGRALGNYVTLEVPALRSGDTGLQQKVSMVFAREFEHFLSRIGISKDSSVLIVGLGNWNVTPDSLGPLVVENALITRQFYELVPDQVSPGYRNVSAIAPGVLGLTGIESSEVVQGIVDRTRPDLIIAIDALASRSLERINTTIQIADIGIHPGSGIGNKRRGLTKEILGVPCIAIGVPTVCYASTIVNNVLEMMSNHFGQMRDGRAHTKEIMGMLDDISEQERLQLVKEVLEPLGHDLIVTPKEIDEFIEEIANIVASGLNAALHDAVDPGNVGAYTH is encoded by the coding sequence ATGGAACTGGATCTTCAGCTGTATTCAGTACGCACGGATCTGGCAGTAGAAGCAAAGGAGCTTGCCCAGGGCCCGCAAAAAACGCCAATCCCCGGTGTAAACGAAGAAGTAGAGGAAGCAGACGGAATAAAGGTTACGCGGCTTGGCGTTGCCACTGCAGCAGGCTCCCAGGCCATCGGCCGGGCGCTCGGAAATTATGTCACACTCGAGGTTCCGGCGCTGCGCAGCGGGGATACCGGTCTTCAGCAGAAGGTGTCGATGGTGTTTGCCCGGGAATTTGAGCATTTTCTAAGCCGGATTGGGATCAGTAAGGATTCCTCGGTACTGATTGTCGGGCTAGGCAACTGGAATGTGACGCCCGATTCTCTGGGGCCGCTGGTAGTGGAGAACGCACTGATTACCCGGCAGTTTTATGAGCTTGTACCTGACCAGGTATCTCCGGGTTACCGCAATGTCAGCGCGATTGCTCCGGGGGTGCTGGGACTTACCGGAATTGAATCCAGTGAGGTTGTGCAGGGGATTGTGGACCGCACCAGACCGGACTTGATCATTGCGATTGATGCCCTGGCCTCACGGTCACTTGAAAGAATCAATACAACAATCCAGATTGCCGATATCGGCATTCATCCCGGCTCAGGCATCGGCAACAAACGCCGCGGGCTGACTAAGGAGATTCTGGGCGTTCCCTGCATTGCCATTGGTGTGCCTACGGTATGCTATGCATCAACCATCGTCAACAACGTACTGGAGATGATGAGCAACCATTTTGGCCAGATGAGAGACGGCAGAGCGCACACCAAAGAGATTATGGGGATGCTGGACGATATTTCGGAGCAGGAACGGCTGCAGCTGGTAAAAGAGGTACTGGAGCCGCTCGGGCATGATCTGATTGTGACCCCGAAAGAAATTGATGAGTTTATTGAAGAAATTGCTAACATAGTAGCCAGCGGCCTGAACGCCGCCCTGCATGATGCCGTTGATCCGGGAAATGTCGGCGCATATACGCATTGA
- a CDS encoding N-acetyltransferase, which produces MICRNATVEDVEPLYLMIEEYAQRGIMLPRSRQALTRQIDQFVIAEIDGLFVGCGSLFRLGNDLVEVRSIGLRDEGKGKGVGSMILEKLTEEAKRQGIPKIMALTYAVDFFLKNGFTVVEKEIFPEKVWTDCVNCKKQHACDEIAVMKRLD; this is translated from the coding sequence GTGATATGCAGAAATGCTACGGTGGAAGATGTGGAGCCGCTGTACTTAATGATAGAGGAGTATGCGCAGCGCGGAATTATGCTCCCCCGTTCCAGGCAAGCGCTGACCCGCCAGATCGACCAGTTCGTCATTGCTGAAATTGACGGCTTGTTTGTGGGCTGCGGTTCGCTGTTCAGACTCGGAAATGATCTCGTTGAAGTCCGTTCCATCGGCCTGCGCGATGAAGGCAAGGGCAAGGGTGTCGGCTCCATGATTCTGGAGAAGCTGACGGAGGAAGCAAAACGTCAGGGGATTCCGAAGATTATGGCACTGACCTATGCGGTTGATTTCTTTCTCAAAAACGGATTCACCGTGGTAGAAAAGGAAATCTTCCCCGAAAAGGTATGGACGGATTGTGTTAACTGCAAGAAGCAGCATGCCTGTGACGAAATTGCCGTCATGAAAAGATTAGATTAA
- the lepA gene encoding translation elongation factor 4 has product MTDVQKRQQQIRNFSIIAHIDHGKSTLADRILEYTGALSSREMQEQVLDQMDLERERGITIKLQAVRLTYKADDGQEYLLNLIDTPGHVDFTYEVSRSLAACEGALLVVDAAQGIEAQTLANVYLALDNNLEILPVVNKIDLPSADPERVKQEIEDVIGLDASEAVLASAKAGIGIKEILEQVVKQVPAPAGNSEEPLKALIFDSHYDPYKGVIVYVRVIDGKIRAGSKIKMMATEKVFEVIEVGAFMPRMTIVDELNIGDVGFIVAGIKHVGDTRVGDTVTDAKNPTPEPLPGYRKINPMVYCGLYPIETSDYNDLREALEKLQLNDASLSFEPESSSALGFGFRCGFLGLLHMEIIQERIEREFNLPLITTAPSVIYRIMLTNGEMLQIDNPSNYPEIGTIDYVEEPYVKAAVIVPNDYVGTVMELCQNKRGEFVNMEYLDTNRVTITYQIPLSEIVYDFFDQLKSGTKGYASFDYEISGYRQSNLVKMDILLNNEQVDALSFIVHRDRAYNRGRIICEKLRGIIPRQMFEVPIQASVGTKVVARETVKAMRKNVLAKCYGGDISRKRKLLEKQKEGKKRMKQVGSVEVPQEAFMAVLKIDE; this is encoded by the coding sequence ATGACTGACGTTCAGAAAAGACAACAACAAATCCGCAATTTCTCGATTATTGCACATATAGACCATGGTAAATCGACGCTGGCCGACCGTATTCTTGAATATACGGGCGCACTCAGCTCACGCGAAATGCAGGAGCAGGTGCTGGATCAGATGGATCTGGAGCGTGAACGCGGGATCACCATTAAGCTGCAGGCTGTCCGCCTTACTTACAAGGCTGATGACGGCCAGGAGTATTTGCTCAACCTGATTGATACTCCGGGGCACGTCGACTTCACTTATGAGGTCTCCCGAAGTCTTGCTGCCTGTGAAGGTGCACTGCTGGTAGTAGATGCCGCACAGGGTATTGAGGCGCAGACACTTGCCAACGTGTATCTTGCGCTGGATAACAACCTGGAAATTTTGCCGGTCGTTAACAAGATCGATCTGCCGAGTGCTGATCCTGAACGGGTGAAGCAGGAGATCGAGGATGTAATCGGACTTGATGCCAGTGAAGCTGTGCTTGCATCAGCCAAAGCAGGCATCGGGATCAAGGAGATCCTGGAGCAGGTAGTCAAGCAGGTTCCGGCTCCTGCCGGTAATTCCGAAGAGCCGCTGAAAGCTCTGATTTTTGACTCCCACTACGATCCGTACAAAGGCGTTATCGTCTATGTACGCGTTATCGACGGTAAGATCCGTGCCGGCTCCAAGATCAAAATGATGGCAACTGAAAAAGTATTCGAGGTTATCGAAGTCGGTGCGTTCATGCCGCGTATGACCATTGTGGACGAGCTTAATATCGGGGATGTAGGCTTTATTGTTGCCGGTATCAAGCATGTTGGCGATACCCGTGTCGGGGATACGGTTACGGATGCGAAGAATCCGACACCGGAACCGCTGCCGGGCTACCGCAAGATCAACCCGATGGTATATTGCGGTCTCTATCCGATTGAAACCTCGGACTATAACGACCTGCGTGAGGCGCTTGAGAAGCTGCAGCTGAATGATGCTTCGCTCAGCTTCGAGCCGGAAAGCTCCAGTGCACTGGGCTTCGGCTTCCGCTGCGGATTCCTCGGACTGCTGCATATGGAGATTATCCAGGAGCGGATTGAGCGCGAGTTCAATCTTCCGCTGATTACAACAGCACCGAGCGTTATTTACCGGATTATGCTGACGAACGGCGAAATGCTGCAGATCGATAACCCGTCGAACTACCCGGAGATCGGTACCATTGATTATGTGGAAGAGCCGTATGTCAAAGCTGCGGTTATTGTCCCTAATGATTACGTAGGTACTGTAATGGAGCTTTGCCAGAATAAGCGCGGGGAATTTGTGAATATGGAGTATCTGGATACCAACCGGGTAACGATCACTTATCAGATTCCTCTATCGGAAATTGTATATGATTTCTTCGATCAGCTGAAATCCGGCACAAAGGGCTATGCTTCCTTCGACTATGAGATTTCCGGCTACCGCCAGTCCAATCTGGTGAAAATGGATATTCTCTTGAACAACGAGCAGGTTGATGCCCTGTCGTTCATCGTTCACCGTGACCGTGCCTACAACCGCGGCCGCATTATCTGTGAGAAGCTGCGCGGCATTATCCCGCGGCAGATGTTCGAGGTGCCGATCCAGGCATCGGTCGGAACCAAGGTTGTGGCGCGCGAGACTGTTAAGGCGATGCGCAAGAACGTCCTGGCCAAATGCTACGGCGGTGATATTTCGCGTAAGCGGAAGCTGCTGGAGAAGCAGAAGGAAGGTAAGAAGCGCATGAAGCAGGTCGGCAGCGTTGAGGTGCCGCAGGAAGCGTTCATGGCGGTTCTGAAGATCGACGAGTAG
- a CDS encoding zf-HC2 domain-containing protein, producing the protein MKCTEVTEWMHRYLDHDLSPEEAVEMYRHIDNCPSCAEVFDRLTMLSEQLEQLPDVKPPFSLVDSILPRLEQIDSGIQGTSAEVPEADGKVVPMTRKSTHAKPEKNTSRAASMATRTGIGAVAAAIILLFAVFNMPDSLPSADVEMSLNQAADTASSSEPLSKMATENADTAATGDEAGNMSTYQMEIQPSEGADAANSGAAADTAAPAAVEAVPTAESGAGAPAATDSASAKRNTPATRSAQAATPAPREDARAGRGNTSRVPDAQAFSGNAADLPADAADTQGQAPQQSPAAQEAGVMGLLPALVSDQGPWSSPDGRYAAELAGQQLVIYSLPSEGQQAERTVVTALPLEGTWVSGTWSADSLQFTYVTVQEGTEVTKVYSAPASQATPAPSASPGSAATATPVPVSPAPANK; encoded by the coding sequence ATGAAGTGTACGGAGGTGACAGAATGGATGCACCGCTATTTGGATCATGATCTCAGCCCCGAAGAGGCTGTGGAAATGTACCGCCATATCGACAATTGTCCTTCCTGCGCGGAAGTCTTTGACCGGCTGACAATGCTCTCCGAGCAATTGGAGCAGCTGCCGGATGTTAAACCTCCTTTTAGTCTGGTGGACTCGATTCTGCCCCGGCTTGAGCAGATCGACTCCGGTATTCAAGGAACAAGTGCAGAAGTCCCGGAGGCAGACGGCAAGGTTGTTCCGATGACACGTAAAAGCACTCACGCCAAACCTGAAAAAAATACGTCCAGAGCAGCTTCCATGGCAACGCGGACAGGCATAGGTGCAGTTGCAGCGGCAATTATATTGCTGTTCGCAGTGTTTAATATGCCGGACAGCCTGCCGTCGGCAGATGTAGAAATGTCGCTGAACCAGGCGGCTGATACAGCTTCAAGCAGCGAACCGCTGAGCAAGATGGCCACGGAAAATGCGGATACGGCTGCAACCGGAGATGAGGCCGGCAATATGTCAACCTATCAGATGGAGATCCAGCCTTCTGAAGGTGCAGATGCAGCGAACAGCGGTGCTGCGGCAGATACTGCTGCTCCGGCTGCGGTAGAAGCTGTGCCGACTGCGGAATCCGGCGCAGGGGCTCCTGCAGCTACTGATTCCGCTTCAGCTAAACGGAACACGCCGGCTACACGCAGCGCACAAGCGGCGACTCCGGCTCCGAGAGAGGATGCCAGAGCCGGAAGAGGCAATACCAGCCGTGTGCCGGACGCTCAAGCATTCAGCGGCAATGCTGCAGATCTGCCTGCTGATGCGGCAGACACGCAGGGCCAGGCTCCGCAGCAGTCTCCAGCTGCTCAAGAGGCTGGTGTTATGGGACTGCTGCCGGCCCTTGTATCGGATCAAGGGCCATGGAGCTCTCCGGACGGGCGTTATGCCGCCGAGCTTGCCGGACAGCAGCTGGTCATTTACAGTCTTCCGTCAGAAGGACAGCAGGCAGAACGGACAGTAGTAACCGCGCTTCCGCTGGAAGGAACGTGGGTTTCCGGTACCTGGTCGGCGGACAGCCTGCAGTTCACTTATGTAACTGTACAGGAAGGTACTGAAGTTACAAAGGTATATTCAGCGCCTGCCAGTCAGGCAACTCCGGCGCCCTCTGCATCTCCGGGCAGTGCGGCAACTGCAACCCCGGTACCGGTAAGCCCGGCGCCGGCCAATAAATAA
- a CDS encoding stage II sporulation protein P, whose translation MNRKWFQLWNIGRLRGKLLDVLSLGKTMLLLAGGSLVFFMLLGAGGLAGTKLSSSPVPSMKGLAASLSSGFFMELLGMEVPHLPKGEEPSAFSAPKVTSFVFRMLTSVDPGNPKSLLSREVPGLAADDPFLLREGSGGTAGAPADYHPGTDELAGGDGDDPGTADPGSGAAANPDTDKPADDPAVQPQPTTAPDKSNSAGQGNSGGAGREEGAAEDTSIKRVLVYHSHPREAYNPLLGAESDNPSSASPSKNVLLVGSYITDRLEQRGIGTVHAKDDYATEVPDYNWNFSYKYSRITIKAAMAANQEMTELIDIHRDSQRHGKTTAVIDGKSYAQVYFILGHANKDWKQNEAFANSIHQLLEKNYPGLSRGIWGKSSGNGNNGEYNQSLSPNSVLIEVGGIDNSAEELKRTADVLADAIADVYWDSHDAEKAAAPEKSTGSEN comes from the coding sequence ATGAACAGAAAATGGTTTCAGCTATGGAATATAGGCAGGCTGCGGGGAAAACTGCTGGACGTTCTGTCGCTGGGGAAGACGATGCTGCTGCTGGCCGGAGGTTCACTTGTTTTTTTTATGCTGCTTGGCGCCGGCGGACTGGCCGGAACGAAGCTGAGTTCATCACCTGTTCCTTCCATGAAGGGTCTGGCGGCTTCCCTGTCCAGCGGGTTCTTTATGGAGCTGCTGGGCATGGAGGTGCCGCATCTGCCGAAAGGTGAAGAGCCGTCAGCCTTCTCAGCGCCAAAAGTAACTTCATTTGTGTTCCGCATGCTGACCAGTGTTGATCCCGGTAACCCTAAAAGCCTGCTGTCCCGCGAGGTTCCCGGACTTGCAGCCGACGATCCCTTCCTGCTTCGTGAAGGCTCAGGAGGAACTGCAGGAGCTCCTGCCGATTATCATCCGGGAACGGATGAGCTGGCCGGCGGGGACGGTGATGATCCGGGAACTGCAGATCCGGGTTCGGGTGCAGCGGCTAATCCGGATACGGACAAGCCTGCTGATGATCCTGCAGTGCAGCCTCAGCCGACAACAGCGCCGGATAAGAGCAATTCCGCAGGGCAGGGCAACAGCGGCGGAGCCGGCCGGGAAGAAGGTGCAGCTGAGGATACCTCTATTAAAAGAGTACTCGTCTACCACTCCCATCCGCGGGAAGCATATAATCCGCTGCTTGGAGCAGAGAGTGACAATCCCAGCTCTGCTTCCCCGTCGAAAAATGTGCTGCTGGTAGGTTCTTATATCACTGACAGACTGGAGCAGCGCGGAATCGGCACTGTTCATGCAAAAGATGACTATGCGACGGAAGTGCCGGATTACAACTGGAACTTTTCCTATAAATACTCCCGGATCACCATCAAGGCGGCTATGGCAGCCAACCAGGAAATGACTGAACTTATTGACATCCACCGTGATTCACAGCGGCATGGCAAAACGACCGCCGTCATTGACGGGAAGAGCTACGCGCAGGTGTATTTCATTCTTGGACATGCCAACAAAGACTGGAAGCAAAACGAAGCCTTCGCCAATTCGATTCATCAGCTGCTGGAGAAAAATTACCCCGGCCTCTCGCGCGGCATCTGGGGCAAATCCTCCGGGAACGGGAATAACGGGGAGTACAATCAGTCTCTATCCCCCAACAGTGTACTGATTGAAGTAGGCGGGATCGACAATAGTGCCGAGGAACTGAAGCGGACAGCGGATGTGCTGGCCGATGCGATTGCCGATGTGTACTGGGACAGCCATGATGCGGAAAAGGCGGCTGCTCCGGAGAAAAGTACAGGATCTGAAAACTGA
- a CDS encoding thioesterase domain-containing protein, which produces MSRVTLFCLPHAGGSATIYNKWQKYLDNSIALYRVELSGRGKRFNQNLYNSMEEAIEDIYYQIKPLLISPFSFFGHSMGSLLAYELCCKIKQQDGLDPVQLFVAGGKAPQCRGSERKLHLLPDDQFKRELKKLGGTPEEILGNNELYNFFSPVLKADYKIIEEYEYPLRNNRLNCGITVLNGTEDNIKAEELMAWNQLTNGKCNIIYFKGGHFFINNHLNSIVQLISETITLECMRKINFV; this is translated from the coding sequence ATGAGCCGGGTAACGTTGTTTTGCCTTCCGCATGCAGGCGGTTCAGCAACTATATACAATAAATGGCAGAAGTATTTGGATAACTCAATTGCATTATATCGCGTGGAATTATCTGGAAGAGGAAAAAGGTTCAACCAAAATTTATATAATTCTATGGAGGAAGCGATAGAAGATATTTATTATCAAATTAAGCCGTTATTAATTTCTCCATTTTCTTTTTTTGGCCACAGTATGGGAAGTTTACTGGCGTATGAATTGTGTTGCAAAATTAAACAACAGGATGGATTAGATCCGGTGCAACTTTTTGTTGCTGGCGGAAAAGCCCCTCAATGTCGCGGAAGTGAAAGGAAGCTTCATCTTCTTCCTGATGATCAATTTAAAAGGGAACTAAAGAAGTTAGGCGGTACTCCTGAAGAAATATTGGGGAACAATGAATTATATAACTTTTTTTCACCTGTATTAAAGGCTGATTACAAAATAATAGAAGAGTATGAGTATCCTTTGCGGAACAACAGGCTCAACTGTGGAATCACCGTCCTGAATGGAACTGAAGATAATATTAAAGCAGAAGAACTGATGGCCTGGAATCAGCTTACAAATGGGAAATGTAACATCATTTACTTTAAAGGCGGACATTTTTTTATTAATAATCATCTTAATTCTATAGTTCAACTAATCAGTGAAACGATAACTTTAGAATGTATGAGAAAAATAAACTTTGTATGA
- a CDS encoding GNAT family N-acetyltransferase — MLIQTEIVRHSPIGEYKVICRNAAAEDVEELYSLIEEFARLGIMLPRSREALISQINQFIIAEMDEDFIGCGSLFKLGPDLVEVRSIGLYAEGRGKGIGSMILGKLIEAARGQRIPQVIAFTCEVDFFIRNGFTVVEKGLFPEKFKTDCVNCKRQLACNEIAMVKRIDEY; from the coding sequence ATGCTTATCCAAACGGAAATAGTCCGGCATTCGCCTATAGGAGAATATAAGGTAATATGCAGAAATGCTGCCGCAGAGGATGTGGAGGAACTGTATTCGCTGATAGAGGAATTCGCGCGGCTCGGTATTATGCTTCCTCGTTCCAGGGAAGCTCTGATCAGCCAGATTAACCAGTTCATTATTGCTGAAATGGACGAGGATTTTATCGGTTGCGGATCATTGTTTAAACTGGGCCCGGATCTCGTAGAGGTTCGTTCCATAGGTTTGTATGCTGAAGGTAGAGGAAAGGGCATTGGCTCAATGATTTTGGGTAAGCTGATTGAAGCAGCAAGGGGGCAGAGGATACCTCAAGTTATCGCATTCACCTGCGAGGTAGACTTCTTTATAAGAAATGGATTCACTGTTGTCGAGAAAGGTCTTTTCCCGGAGAAGTTCAAAACCGATTGCGTGAATTGTAAGAGGCAGCTTGCCTGTAATGAAATTGCCATGGTTAAGAGAATTGATGAATATTAA
- the holA gene encoding DNA polymerase III subunit delta yields MDAKTAAKDIRQGKISPLYVLYGSEKFRMNEFAAFLEDHLIAKEDRDFAVIPFDLSDTPVQAVVEEAETVPFMVERKLLLVRDASLFTAGKESAKIEHRVELLSDYMQSPADFSVIVFLVNNDKLDERKKIVKAAKAAGTVLAFNPLGAEELLRWVEKGFKDRGCNVAPGTAEALVESAGTGLQGLSAEMDKLSLFAGAGGTVDAAAVESLVHRGTEQNVFTLVEDIANLRLDKALGTLYELLKQREEPIKIAALIARQFRIILQVKDLSALSYSQAQIASQIGVHPYAVKLAGEQAKRFDSRRLRMILSGLADLDYQMKTGAIDKVLGLEMFMLRLGA; encoded by the coding sequence ATGGATGCCAAAACGGCGGCCAAGGACATCAGACAAGGAAAAATTTCACCGCTCTATGTGCTGTACGGCAGTGAAAAATTCCGGATGAATGAATTTGCGGCCTTCCTGGAGGATCACCTGATCGCCAAAGAGGACCGTGACTTTGCAGTAATTCCCTTCGATCTGTCAGACACGCCTGTTCAGGCGGTAGTGGAGGAAGCGGAGACGGTTCCATTTATGGTAGAGCGCAAACTGCTGCTGGTGAGGGATGCATCGCTGTTTACAGCGGGCAAAGAGAGCGCCAAGATTGAGCACCGCGTTGAGCTGTTGAGTGACTACATGCAGTCTCCTGCTGATTTTAGCGTTATTGTGTTTCTTGTCAATAATGACAAGCTGGATGAACGCAAAAAGATCGTCAAGGCGGCCAAAGCCGCCGGAACGGTGCTGGCTTTTAATCCGCTCGGTGCAGAAGAGCTGCTGCGCTGGGTAGAGAAGGGCTTTAAGGACCGCGGCTGTAATGTGGCGCCGGGAACTGCCGAGGCGCTGGTAGAGAGTGCCGGTACCGGTCTGCAGGGCTTGTCTGCAGAGATGGACAAGCTGTCCCTGTTCGCCGGAGCCGGCGGGACGGTTGATGCTGCTGCGGTAGAAAGTCTAGTGCACCGCGGCACAGAGCAGAATGTGTTCACGCTGGTAGAGGACATTGCCAATCTGCGTCTGGATAAGGCGCTGGGGACGCTCTACGAGCTGTTGAAGCAGCGCGAGGAGCCGATCAAAATTGCCGCGCTGATTGCCCGGCAGTTCAGAATTATCCTTCAGGTGAAGGATCTGTCTGCCCTCAGCTACTCTCAGGCTCAGATCGCCTCCCAGATCGGTGTGCACCCTTATGCCGTCAAGCTGGCCGGAGAGCAGGCCAAGCGGTTCGACAGCCGGCGGCTGCGTATGATCCTGAGCGGTCTGGCTGACCTGGATTACCAGATGAAGACTGGAGCCATCGACAAGGTGCTTGGTCTGGAAATGTTTATGCTGCGGCTCGGCGCTTAG
- a CDS encoding 4'-phosphopantetheinyl transferase superfamily protein: MTSISEESFMYVVCVRIAGIEQITSINEYMHYLKFLSKEKKERLSRFNRKEDFLRSLVSDLLTRIMLVEKFNLSNMDIRISSNSYGKPYLDGHSVEFNVSHSGEWVAAVVSRFPVGIDVEEIQPINVDIARSFFAEKEYAEIVAKAEDEKLTYFFDLWTLKESYIKACGQGLSVPLNLFSFSLENEKIIFENNHSQEHYYFRQYQMHNQYKLAVCSSYPDFPSEITTWSLEQVLDTAKKLLYAERNG, from the coding sequence ATGACATCAATTTCAGAGGAGTCTTTTATGTATGTTGTTTGTGTTAGAATTGCAGGGATAGAGCAAATAACCTCGATAAATGAATATATGCATTATCTGAAGTTCCTTTCGAAAGAGAAAAAGGAGCGTCTGTCCCGATTCAATCGTAAAGAAGATTTTCTCAGGTCGTTAGTCTCAGATCTGCTGACGCGTATTATGCTTGTGGAAAAATTCAATTTGAGCAATATGGACATTAGAATTTCCTCGAACTCTTATGGAAAGCCCTACCTGGACGGACATTCGGTGGAATTTAACGTATCTCATTCAGGAGAGTGGGTAGCGGCCGTTGTTAGCCGGTTTCCGGTTGGTATTGATGTGGAGGAAATTCAGCCCATTAATGTGGATATTGCAAGAAGTTTTTTTGCAGAGAAAGAATATGCAGAAATAGTCGCGAAGGCTGAAGACGAGAAACTTACATATTTTTTTGACTTGTGGACTTTAAAGGAGAGTTATATTAAAGCTTGCGGGCAGGGCTTATCCGTTCCCTTAAATCTGTTCTCTTTCTCGTTGGAGAATGAAAAAATTATTTTTGAGAATAATCATAGCCAAGAGCATTACTATTTTCGGCAATATCAGATGCACAATCAATACAAACTAGCTGTCTGCAGTTCATATCCGGACTTCCCATCAGAGATAACAACATGGAGTCTGGAGCAAGTTTTAGATACTGCCAAAAAACTACTGTATGCAGAAAGAAATGGTTGA